Sequence from the Streptomyces sp. R33 genome:
GAAGGAGCTGCGGGACGTGCCGTGGGCCGTGTACCCGCTGCTCGCGGCCGGTCTGGCGCTCATGGTGCTGTTCCCGAGGATCACCAGCGCGGTCCCGGCCCCGCTGGTCTCGATCGTCATCCTGACGGTGATCACCGTGGCCGCGGGCATCGCCGTACCGACCGTCGGCGACAAGGGTGCACTGCCGTCCTCGCTGCCGGTGCCCGGGCTGCCCGACGTACCGTTCACCCTCGACACGCTGACCACCATCGCCCCGTATGCCTTCGCCATGGCCCTCGTCGGGCTGATGGAGTCCCTGATGACGGCGAAGCTGGTCGACGAGATCACCGACACCCCCTCGTCGAAGACCCGGGAATCCATCGGGCAGGGCATCGCGAACATCGTCACCGGCTTCCTCGGCGGCATGGGCGGCTGCGCGATGATCGGCCAGACCATGATCAACGTGAAGGTCTCCGGCGCACGGACCCGGCTCTCCACCTTCCTCGCGGGTGCGTTCCTGATGGTGCTGTGCATCGTCTTCGGGCCGGTCGTGTCCGACATCCCGATGGCCGCGCTGGTGGCCGTCATGATCATGGTCTGCTTCGCGACCTTCGACTGGCACTCGGTGGCCCCGAAGACGCTCAAGCGGTTGCCGGCGGGCGAGATCACCGTCATGGCCGTCACCGTGGCCTGCGTCGTCGCCACCCACAACCTCGCCGTCGGCGTGGTCGCGGGATCCGTCACCGCCATGGTCATCTTCGCCAAGCGCGTCGCCCGGCTCGCCGACGTCACGGCGGTCACCGACCCCGACGGCGGGCAGGTCGTGTACGCCGTCACCGGTGAGCTGTTCTTCGCCTCCTCCAACGAGCTCGTGGGCCGCTTCGACTACGCCGACGATCCCGACAAGGTCGTCATCGACCTGTCCGCCGCGCACATCTGGGACGCCTCATCGGTTGCCGCACTGGACGCGATCGAGCACCGGTACGCGCAGCGCGGCAAGAGCGTCGAGATCACGGGACTGAACGGGCCCAGCGCCCGGCTGCACGAGACCCTGAGTGGCGAACTCGCAGCCGCGGGCTGACTTCATCGCCATGCCGACACCCTGACCGGGTG
This genomic interval carries:
- a CDS encoding SulP family inorganic anion transporter; amino-acid sequence: MPHSAVSPSARLRDVRPAWLSPKVLRTEVLAGLVVALALIPEAISFSIIAGVDPAIGLFASFTMAVTIAVVGGRPAMISAATGAVALVIAPLNREHGFGHLVAAVILAGAFQIVLGALGVGKLLRFIPRSVMVGFVNSLAILVFMAQVKELRDVPWAVYPLLAAGLALMVLFPRITSAVPAPLVSIVILTVITVAAGIAVPTVGDKGALPSSLPVPGLPDVPFTLDTLTTIAPYAFAMALVGLMESLMTAKLVDEITDTPSSKTRESIGQGIANIVTGFLGGMGGCAMIGQTMINVKVSGARTRLSTFLAGAFLMVLCIVFGPVVSDIPMAALVAVMIMVCFATFDWHSVAPKTLKRLPAGEITVMAVTVACVVATHNLAVGVVAGSVTAMVIFAKRVARLADVTAVTDPDGGQVVYAVTGELFFASSNELVGRFDYADDPDKVVIDLSAAHIWDASSVAALDAIEHRYAQRGKSVEITGLNGPSARLHETLSGELAAAG